A segment of the Pedobacter faecalis genome:
GTTCAGCATCTTTGGTTTTCGCAACCCTGGCATAGTCCTTAGGCTCCGTCTGCAAGCCTTCAATAAAGGTAGTGACGCTGTCGATTAACCAAAGATCGCCTACGTCTCCTTCCTGTATCTGGAACTCGGCCGACTTCGGCCATATGCGGTTATCATTTTCGCCTACATGGAAGCAGATACCAGCATCGCGCTTGTCGCGCTCCCTTGGCGGAAACTTCTTAGTACCCCACTTGAAGTCGAGCAGCAGACGGAAGTCATGATAAACTCTATTGGTCGCCACATATCCAAACTCTTCTCCGGTAACATAGATGCTGCCATCGGCTACCGAAATCACTTTCTTGGGATCGGTGTTGAGCCCCCGCTTTTGTATATATTTCGTCCAGCCGGTAAGGTCCTTGCCGTTGAACAGTGGTTTAAGATTGGTTTGCTGGGCGCTTACTGACAGGCCAAACAGCAGCAATGTGAACAGGGCTATTGATTTGTACATTTAAGGTTTAAAATTATTTATTAATGCTCATCTCCATGGTCATTTCCATAGGGATCTTAACGTCTTCGCCGTCCGCACCGGCTTTGCTCATGGTTGTGGTTCCTTTCATGGAGGTGGTGATCTTCCCATCGGAGACCCAGCCAGTTTTGCGGTCAAGTTTAAGGTTGCCTGTCAGAGTACCGCCAAGGACGACCTGCGCCGTCCTGTCGCCACCTACTGATTGCTGCGTGTCGGTATTGAGCGTAGAGTTTGCATTCAATACATAATGGGTAGCGGTTGTTTCGGAAAGTGTGTACTTCGCGTCCATGCTCATTCCTATGTTGCCTGGTGCTTCGTGGTGTACCGTCCAGGTATCACCCTTAGCTACAGCCTGGGTCGGATATATGCCTGAAAACGATTCCAGATTTCTTTTAAAGGATTCTGTGCCGAACGCACCAGAGATCTGACCCCGCTGCTCTTCGCTGAGACCGGAGGATTCTTTAAACGCTGATTCCAATATCTGCTGGAGGTTTGTTGCATCGGTAATTTTACCAAGTCTGGTCATTTTGATTTGAAACGGTTTTCCTACAATGTTATTCAGGAGACGGGATACCATATCATCGGCACCGGTCTGCCCCGAAGAAAAACTCATTGCAGCACCTGGAAAAGCCACCTTCATGGAAAGCTCCTTATAAGTGGCGTCAAACACATAACCTTCAGCCGTGACATTGTTAACCTTATATTCAACGGAACTGATCATATCAATAGTAATATCGATAGTCTGACCGGCAGCGGCCTGCTTAACTACACTGTGAATGGTCATTCTCTGGGGGTAAACCTCTCCCTTTTTAAGATTAAGTTGCAGTGTGTGCTTTTGGGCCTGTGCTGAGAGGCAAAGAAGCAAAAGGGCGAGGATGTTTAAAGTTGTTTTCATCAGGTTATGTAGCGTTAATGCTGTTGCAAGATAGCAAAAGATTAATGCGGATTGTATTGGCAGGTTGCTTTATTTCGTTTATTTTAGGAAAAGAATTACTTAATCAATGACCTATTTACCAGTGAACGAAAAACAATACCCAGTTCCGGGAAACGAAATGGAACGCATCATCAGCTTGTCTGAGCTTGACCTGGATTATGCTAGTTTATCCGAAAATTTTAAAGATCTGACGCACCTGGCTGCAAAAGTTGCAGGCACAGACATTTCTTTAGTGAACCTGATCGACTCTTTTACGCAGTGGACCGTGGGCAGACATGGCCTGGAAATAGATCAAATGACCAGAGAGGAGTCGGCCTGCCAGTATACCATCATGGGAGACGATCATTTTGAGGTTAAAGATCTTTCGGCAGATGAGCGTTTTAAGGAGAATTTTTATGTAAAGGATCCGCTTTCCCTGAGGTACTACTTCGGCGTGCCGCTTAAAAATAATGATGGGGCAAACCTGGGCGCTCTTTGTGTGCTTGACACGCAGCTGAAATCGCTGACACCGGAAAAAGTCGAGCTGCTTAAAATCATTGCAAACGAGATCGTAAACCGTTTGA
Coding sequences within it:
- a CDS encoding 3-keto-disaccharide hydrolase, translating into MYKSIALFTLLLFGLSVSAQQTNLKPLFNGKDLTGWTKYIQKRGLNTDPKKVISVADGSIYVTGEEFGYVATNRVYHDFRLLLDFKWGTKKFPPRERDKRDAGICFHVGENDNRIWPKSAEFQIQEGDVGDLWLIDSVTTFIEGLQTEPKDYARVAKTKDAERKSGEWNSLELIYRNGRFRFIVNGIIVNEGEYLSVSNGRILLQSEGAEIWYRNIQIEEYKD
- a CDS encoding DUF6263 family protein — its product is MKTTLNILALLLLCLSAQAQKHTLQLNLKKGEVYPQRMTIHSVVKQAAAGQTIDITIDMISSVEYKVNNVTAEGYVFDATYKELSMKVAFPGAAMSFSSGQTGADDMVSRLLNNIVGKPFQIKMTRLGKITDATNLQQILESAFKESSGLSEEQRGQISGAFGTESFKRNLESFSGIYPTQAVAKGDTWTVHHEAPGNIGMSMDAKYTLSETTATHYVLNANSTLNTDTQQSVGGDRTAQVVLGGTLTGNLKLDRKTGWVSDGKITTSMKGTTTMSKAGADGEDVKIPMEMTMEMSINK